From a region of the Phycisphaerales bacterium AB-hyl4 genome:
- a CDS encoding HlyD family secretion protein produces MIKWITILLALVGLLLGAYTVATSDRDLGEPDPAAPPTVNPYARAVAASGLVEALGRNVELGAPEPGLVTDVLVEVNDEVAEGDPLFRLDRRPIEAELGRARAAVRVAEAQVERLQAEPRPESLPVLEAQVDAARAEAELGQIQLQRTETLVEERAAPREDLDRLRLESAALNARLAQAEATLAERQAGAWSRELAVAEAELAQAEAEVAALETRLDRLTVRAPRAGTILRRRVEPGVYVSLATGNSAPMVMGDLSQYRIRAQVDEQDMLSVQTNANATARLRGGHDVQLPLRMVRIEPLAEPKRQLTGVPTELVDTRVIDVIFEVIDRDGIPLYPGQIVDVFIEQSDNANIAMD; encoded by the coding sequence ATGATCAAGTGGATCACCATATTGCTTGCATTGGTCGGCCTGCTGCTGGGGGCGTACACGGTCGCGACCTCCGACCGCGACCTGGGCGAGCCCGACCCCGCCGCTCCGCCGACGGTGAACCCCTACGCGCGAGCGGTCGCGGCGTCGGGGCTGGTCGAAGCGTTGGGGCGGAATGTTGAGCTGGGCGCACCGGAGCCGGGGCTGGTGACGGACGTGCTGGTGGAAGTGAACGACGAAGTCGCGGAAGGCGATCCGCTGTTTCGGTTGGACCGTCGGCCGATCGAGGCGGAGCTTGGCCGGGCGCGGGCGGCGGTGCGTGTGGCCGAGGCGCAGGTCGAGCGTTTGCAAGCCGAGCCGCGGCCCGAGTCGTTGCCCGTGCTCGAAGCGCAGGTCGACGCGGCGCGAGCCGAGGCGGAGTTGGGGCAGATTCAACTTCAGCGCACTGAGACGCTGGTGGAAGAGCGTGCCGCGCCGCGCGAAGACCTCGACCGCCTTCGGCTGGAGTCGGCGGCATTGAACGCCCGCCTCGCGCAAGCGGAGGCCACGTTGGCCGAGCGGCAGGCCGGCGCGTGGTCGCGCGAGCTGGCGGTGGCGGAGGCGGAACTGGCGCAAGCCGAGGCGGAAGTCGCAGCGCTGGAGACGCGATTGGATCGTCTGACCGTGCGAGCGCCCCGGGCGGGCACGATCCTGCGTCGGCGGGTTGAGCCGGGCGTGTACGTTTCGCTCGCAACGGGCAACAGTGCACCGATGGTGATGGGCGACCTTTCGCAATACCGCATCCGCGCGCAGGTCGACGAGCAGGACATGCTCAGCGTGCAGACGAATGCGAACGCAACCGCTCGGCTGCGTGGCGGGCATGACGTACAACTGCCGTTGCGGATGGTCCGCATCGAACCGCTGGCCGAGCCGAAGCGTCAACTCACCGGCGTACCGACGGAGCTGGTCGACACGCGCGTGATCGACGTGATCTTCGAAGTCATCGACCGCGACGGCATCCCGCTATACCCGGGCCAGATTGTCGACGTGTTCATCGAACAGTCGGATAACGCCAACATCGCGATGGATTGA
- a CDS encoding ABC transporter ATP-binding protein, with amino-acid sequence MNEPSSQPAIRVEGVAKHFGHGRAAVRALNGVDLTVEGGQVVMLVGPSGCGKTTLVSIISGVLNPDAGQVEVFGTNWNKLGEDARTRRRGELVGFVFQDFNLLPTLTAAENVMLPLLIRNTDRREARQRANDMLDKVGLGERVDALPAELSGGMQQRVAIARALVARPRLVVCDEPTASLDAKTGQRVLELICQASQPDELGPRCVLVVTHDNRVFHFADRIEQMEDGQLLDAPEADVLEHARYYKPHEPTPKRTEDEDA; translated from the coding sequence TTGAACGAACCGTCCAGCCAACCCGCCATCCGCGTTGAAGGCGTCGCCAAACACTTTGGCCACGGCCGGGCGGCAGTGCGGGCGCTCAACGGCGTCGACCTCACCGTCGAAGGCGGCCAGGTCGTCATGCTCGTCGGGCCCTCCGGCTGCGGCAAAACCACGCTTGTCTCGATCATCTCCGGCGTGCTCAACCCCGACGCCGGGCAAGTCGAAGTCTTCGGCACGAACTGGAACAAGCTCGGCGAAGACGCACGCACGCGACGCCGGGGCGAACTCGTCGGCTTCGTGTTTCAGGACTTCAACCTGCTGCCGACGCTTACCGCCGCGGAAAACGTCATGCTCCCCCTGCTGATCCGCAACACCGACCGCCGCGAAGCAAGGCAGCGCGCCAACGACATGCTCGACAAAGTCGGGCTCGGCGAACGCGTCGACGCATTGCCCGCCGAGCTGTCCGGCGGCATGCAGCAGCGCGTCGCGATCGCGCGGGCGCTCGTCGCGCGGCCGCGCCTCGTGGTCTGCGACGAACCGACCGCCAGCCTCGATGCCAAGACCGGCCAGCGCGTGCTGGAGCTGATCTGCCAGGCCAGCCAACCCGACGAACTCGGCCCGCGCTGCGTGCTGGTGGTAACGCATGACAATCGCGTGTTCCACTTTGCCGACCGCATCGAGCAGATGGAAGACGGCCAGTTGCTCGACGCGCCCGAGGCCGACGTGCTCGAACACGCGCGCTACTACAAACCACACGAACCCACACCGAAACGAACAGAAGACGAGGACGCATGA
- a CDS encoding ABC transporter permease, whose amino-acid sequence MNRVALKMLVGDRAKYLALVIGLSFAVLLITQQASIFLGLVLRGTGFLQNISQPDLWVADPSTRYIGEIRPLADAQLQRVRAVEGVLWAEPFFTARAPVELMDGEFKTVQLQGISRSTLVGQPPQITAGRIEDLRIPGAVIVEETSREKLNDVQIGETLKLNDRRAIVVGYARARLGFESNAVIYTTYEQALNFVPTGRNNLTYMLVKCKPGYDVTTVQARINQMESLGAFTGDELRWRTIWFILLDTGIGINFAITVTLGFIVGLVVSAAIFYQFTLENLGQFAVLKAMGATRWTLVKMILLQALLVGLIGYGIGVGAAGVFSWFGREPGAELSTHYPWQLMVGSLVATLVCIAVGSLLSLRRVLTLEPAIVFK is encoded by the coding sequence ATGAACCGTGTCGCGTTGAAAATGCTGGTTGGCGATCGGGCGAAGTACCTCGCGCTGGTGATCGGGTTGTCGTTCGCTGTGCTGCTGATTACGCAGCAGGCGTCGATCTTCCTCGGGCTGGTGCTGCGCGGCACGGGGTTTTTGCAGAACATCTCGCAGCCGGACCTGTGGGTGGCGGACCCGAGCACGCGCTACATCGGGGAGATTCGACCGCTGGCGGACGCTCAGTTGCAGCGCGTGCGGGCCGTGGAGGGCGTCCTCTGGGCCGAGCCATTCTTCACCGCCCGCGCGCCGGTCGAATTGATGGATGGCGAGTTCAAGACGGTGCAGCTTCAAGGCATCAGCCGAAGCACGCTCGTCGGCCAGCCGCCGCAGATCACTGCCGGGCGGATTGAGGATCTGCGCATCCCCGGCGCGGTGATCGTGGAAGAAACCTCGCGCGAGAAGCTCAACGATGTGCAGATCGGCGAAACGCTGAAGCTCAACGACCGCCGGGCAATCGTGGTCGGCTACGCGCGGGCCCGGCTGGGCTTCGAGTCCAACGCGGTGATCTATACGACGTATGAGCAGGCGCTGAACTTCGTGCCCACCGGCCGAAACAACCTCACGTACATGCTCGTCAAGTGCAAGCCGGGCTACGATGTGACCACGGTGCAGGCACGCATCAACCAGATGGAAAGCCTCGGCGCGTTCACCGGCGACGAGCTGCGCTGGCGGACGATCTGGTTCATCCTGCTGGACACGGGCATCGGCATCAACTTCGCCATCACCGTCACGCTCGGCTTCATCGTCGGCCTGGTCGTCTCGGCGGCGATCTTCTACCAGTTCACGCTGGAGAACCTCGGCCAGTTCGCCGTGCTCAAAGCCATGGGCGCCACACGATGGACGCTGGTGAAGATGATCCTGCTCCAGGCCTTGCTCGTTGGACTCATCGGCTACGGCATCGGCGTGGGCGCAGCGGGCGTATTCTCATGGTTCGGCCGAGAGCCCGGCGCGGAGCTGAGTACGCATTACCCCTGGCAACTGATGGTCGGCTCACTGGTGGCGACATTGGTGTGCATCGCCGTCGGCAGCCTGCTTAGCCTCCGCCGTGTGCTCACCCTCGAGCCGGCCATTGTGTTCAAGTAA
- a CDS encoding fucose isomerase → MAAKKTTQKKSTHKKTTKKSTKTTTKKKSPARSANREVLLIANGDLRLSANQNCWAAQHEMEQTLITAVEAQGYTVRRAHPYKEDEGHGFIGSQKEGMEVFRGLSDADRKKPIIVAEAVWQYSHHILHGLMAHEGPILTAANWSGTWPGLVGMLNLNGSLTKAGVPYTTLWSEDFTDRYFTSRLKKWLDTGKATHPTPHVHKLGKAKLPAKTRKLGQQLASDMQTRRAIMGVFDEGCMGMFNAIIPDHLLNPTGVFKERLSQSALYYETTQVSDKEADDVRWWMGERGMTFHTGPNHHEHLTDDQIRLQCKMYIAALRIADDFGCDTIGIQYQQGLKDLLPASDLVEGTLNNSERPPVLSRDGSRELYAGEPLPHFNEVDECAGLDGLMTHRVHKALGQPTENTLHDLRWGDVDRSGTVDDYVWVFLISGSAPPAHHQGGWAGSDGHRQPAMYFPNGGSTLRGIAKPGEIVWSRVYVEGGKLKMDLGRAGVVELPQEETDRRWRETTPQWPIMHAITYGVSRDQMMARHKANHIQCVYANSAKEADEAMFTKAAMAEALGMEVALCGTNKKGKAWG, encoded by the coding sequence ATGGCCGCCAAGAAAACCACCCAAAAGAAATCGACGCACAAGAAGACCACGAAGAAGTCCACGAAGACGACGACGAAAAAGAAGTCGCCCGCTCGTTCAGCCAACCGCGAGGTGTTGCTGATCGCCAACGGCGACCTCCGCCTCAGCGCCAACCAGAACTGCTGGGCAGCTCAGCATGAGATGGAGCAGACGCTCATCACGGCGGTCGAAGCGCAGGGTTACACCGTCCGCCGGGCGCATCCTTATAAGGAAGACGAAGGGCACGGGTTCATCGGTTCGCAGAAGGAAGGCATGGAAGTGTTCCGCGGGCTGTCCGATGCGGACCGGAAGAAGCCGATCATCGTCGCCGAGGCGGTGTGGCAGTATTCGCATCACATCCTGCACGGGCTGATGGCTCACGAAGGGCCGATCCTCACCGCCGCCAACTGGTCCGGCACGTGGCCGGGGCTGGTGGGCATGCTCAACCTCAACGGCTCGCTGACCAAGGCGGGCGTGCCTTACACGACGTTGTGGAGCGAAGACTTCACCGATCGCTACTTCACCTCGCGGTTGAAGAAGTGGCTCGACACGGGCAAGGCCACCCACCCCACGCCACACGTGCACAAGCTCGGCAAGGCGAAGCTGCCGGCGAAGACGCGCAAGCTCGGCCAACAGCTCGCCAGCGACATGCAGACCCGCCGCGCCATCATGGGCGTGTTCGACGAAGGCTGCATGGGCATGTTCAACGCGATCATCCCCGACCACCTGCTCAACCCCACCGGCGTGTTCAAGGAACGGCTGAGCCAGTCCGCCCTCTACTACGAAACGACGCAGGTTTCCGACAAGGAAGCCGACGACGTCCGCTGGTGGATGGGCGAACGGGGCATGACCTTCCACACCGGCCCGAACCATCACGAGCATCTCACCGACGACCAGATCCGCCTGCAATGCAAGATGTACATCGCCGCGCTGCGCATCGCGGACGACTTCGGATGCGACACAATTGGTATTCAATATCAACAGGGGCTCAAAGACCTGCTGCCCGCCAGCGACCTGGTCGAAGGCACGCTGAACAACAGCGAGCGCCCGCCCGTGCTTAGCCGTGACGGCTCGCGCGAGCTGTACGCCGGCGAACCGCTGCCGCACTTCAACGAAGTGGACGAGTGTGCCGGCCTCGACGGGCTGATGACCCATCGCGTGCACAAAGCGCTCGGCCAGCCGACGGAGAACACGCTGCACGACCTGCGCTGGGGCGACGTTGATCGCTCGGGCACGGTGGACGATTACGTGTGGGTGTTCCTCATCTCCGGCAGCGCACCGCCGGCGCATCACCAGGGTGGCTGGGCGGGCAGCGACGGCCATCGTCAGCCGGCGATGTACTTCCCCAACGGCGGGTCGACGTTGCGTGGCATTGCGAAGCCGGGCGAGATCGTCTGGTCGCGCGTGTATGTCGAGGGTGGCAAGTTGAAGATGGACCTCGGCCGAGCGGGTGTGGTCGAGCTGCCGCAGGAAGAGACCGATCGGCGGTGGCGGGAGACGACCCCGCAGTGGCCGATCATGCACGCGATCACGTATGGCGTGTCGCGCGACCAGATGATGGCCCGCCACAAGGCCAACCACATCCAATGCGTCTACGCCAACAGCGCCAAGGAAGCGGACGAGGCGATGTTCACCAAGGCCGCCATGGCCGAGGCGCTCGGCATGGAGGTCGCGCTCTGCGGCACGAACAAGAAGGGCAAGGCGTGGGGGTGA
- a CDS encoding type II secretion system protein, translating into MRRKRTHTREHHTSAFTLIELLVTITVIVLLISIVLPALGNARGSARAVLCLNHQRQLATTVMMYVDDFRGALPRPTIGTDVVGMSTAQQQQAVWYNAVDAYYGKATPTSASERHHEAWKHDPVWASFDEAKRANNRTIKMNDYLKGNNDNDEPPHFTYEQAIRRPTLMVLFVDGQSADVHPNASNDTHFGATPGRVALRHADGANVTFVDGHGRHVRQAIRDDLVVPGWFLPTDVRQELLWRVADQ; encoded by the coding sequence ATGCGGCGAAAGCGTACGCATACGCGAGAGCATCATACGTCGGCGTTCACGCTGATCGAGCTGCTGGTGACGATCACGGTCATCGTGCTGTTGATCTCGATCGTGCTGCCGGCGCTGGGCAACGCGCGGGGGTCGGCAAGGGCGGTGCTCTGCCTCAACCATCAAAGGCAGCTTGCAACGACGGTCATGATGTATGTCGATGACTTTCGCGGCGCCCTGCCTCGGCCGACGATCGGCACGGATGTGGTGGGGATGAGCACGGCACAGCAGCAGCAGGCGGTGTGGTACAACGCGGTCGATGCGTACTACGGGAAGGCGACGCCGACCTCGGCGAGCGAGCGGCATCACGAGGCGTGGAAGCATGACCCGGTGTGGGCGTCGTTCGACGAAGCGAAGCGAGCGAACAATCGCACGATCAAGATGAACGATTATCTCAAAGGCAACAACGACAACGACGAGCCGCCCCATTTCACCTACGAGCAGGCGATCCGTCGGCCGACGTTGATGGTGCTGTTCGTGGACGGGCAAAGCGCGGATGTGCACCCGAATGCAAGCAATGACACGCATTTCGGCGCCACACCCGGCCGCGTTGCGTTACGACACGCCGACGGTGCGAACGTGACGTTTGTCGACGGGCATGGCAGGCATGTGCGGCAGGCGATACGCGACGACCTTGTCGTGCCCGGCTGGTTCCTGCCGACGGACGTACGGCAGGAACTGTTGTGGCGGGTGGCGGATCAGTGA
- the folE2 gene encoding GTP cyclohydrolase FolE2 codes for MTSTGRQGAAAPMADVQGSYDARNIPINKVGVKGIRYPITLHCPATGGRQHTIAEVNMYVGLPHYQKGTHMSRFLEVLNKHHESVRSDQVMEICHDMKHRLEAEEAHLELHFPYFIDKKAPVTGQPGKLDVEVSFEGVAGVAGQPESNAEDFILGLKVPATSLCPCSKEISAYGAHNQRCLMEVRVRFQPGKSMWIEELFDIVERQASTRVFAVLKRPDEKYVTEAAYDNPKFVEDIVRDLAVALDMEERIVWYQVKSENFESIHNHNAYAFIERDKRDARA; via the coding sequence ATGACCAGCACCGGACGCCAAGGCGCCGCGGCTCCCATGGCCGACGTGCAAGGCAGCTATGACGCTCGAAACATCCCGATCAACAAGGTCGGCGTGAAGGGCATTCGCTACCCGATCACCCTGCATTGCCCCGCCACCGGCGGTCGGCAGCACACCATCGCCGAGGTGAACATGTACGTGGGCCTGCCCCATTACCAGAAGGGCACGCACATGAGCCGGTTCCTCGAAGTGCTCAACAAGCACCACGAGTCGGTCCGCTCGGATCAGGTGATGGAAATCTGCCACGACATGAAGCATCGCCTGGAAGCGGAGGAAGCGCACCTCGAACTGCACTTCCCTTACTTCATCGACAAGAAAGCGCCCGTCACCGGGCAGCCGGGCAAGCTGGACGTGGAGGTGAGCTTCGAGGGCGTGGCGGGCGTCGCCGGCCAGCCGGAGTCGAACGCGGAGGATTTCATCCTCGGGTTGAAAGTGCCCGCGACGAGCCTCTGCCCCTGTTCGAAGGAGATTTCCGCTTACGGGGCGCACAATCAGCGCTGCTTGATGGAGGTCCGCGTCCGGTTCCAGCCGGGCAAGTCGATGTGGATCGAAGAGCTGTTCGACATTGTCGAGCGTCAGGCGAGCACGCGCGTGTTCGCGGTGCTCAAACGGCCGGACGAGAAGTATGTGACCGAAGCGGCGTACGACAACCCGAAGTTCGTGGAAGACATCGTCCGCGACCTGGCGGTGGCGCTGGACATGGAAGAGCGCATCGTCTGGTACCAGGTCAAATCGGAAAACTTCGAGTCGATTCATAACCACAACGCTTACGCGTTTATCGAGCGCGACAAGCGTGACGCGCGGGCGTGA